A DNA window from Trichomycterus rosablanca isolate fTriRos1 chromosome 11, fTriRos1.hap1, whole genome shotgun sequence contains the following coding sequences:
- the LOC134323201 gene encoding uncharacterized protein LOC134323201 isoform X1, translating to MCVYLCVCVCVYLCVCVCVCIYVCVCVFVCVCVYLCVSVYVCVCVCVYVCVSVCVCVCVCICVCVYVCVSVCVCVCVYLCVCVYMCVCVYLCVCVCICVYLCMCVYVCVYVCICVCVCVCVYLCVSVYVCVCFCVCVYLCVSVYVCVYLCVCVCICVYLCMCVCICVCVCICVYLCMCVCVYLCVCVYLCVCVCECVCVSVCVCVCVCICVCVCVYLCVSVCVCVCVCICVCVCVYLCVCVCICVCVCICVYLCVCVCVCVCECVCVCICMCVCVCVYLYVCVCVCVCVSVCVCVCISVCVCVCICVCVCVCASVCVYLCVCVYLCVCVSVCVCVCVCICVCVCVCVSVCVCICVYMCVCVCVCVYLCVCVCVCVYLRVCVCVYLRVCVCVSICMCVCVCISVCVCVCVCVCICVCVCVCVCVCVCVCVCICMCVCVSVCVCVCVCVYMCVYLYVCVCICVCVYLCVCVSVCVCVCVCICVCVCVCVCVYLYVCVCVCVCICVCVCVCVCICMCVCVYLYVCVCVYLYVCVCVCVCVCVYICMCVCVCLCVYLYVCVCVCVCVCVCVGETGLLVSRITAVAPFEGYAGNASQTERKKLRNVFEDGDIYLNSGDLLRMDQHGFIYFQDRVGDTFRWKGENVATTEVADIISTLDFLEDVNVYGVQVPGHEGRVGMAAVTLKENREFDSAQIYHHVTKHLPAYARPRFIRILGTMETTGTFKQVKVSLMRDGFHPERSASPVYVLQENRGQYVPLTRQCYRDIQSGQIRF from the exons atgtgtgtgtatctgtgtgtgtgtgtgtgtgtgtatttgtgtgtgtgtgtatgtgtgtgtatatatgtgtgtgtgtgtgtgtttgtgtgtgtgtgtgtgtatctgtgtgtatctgtgtatgtgtgtgtttgtgtgtgtgtgtatgtgtgtgtatctgtgtgtgtgtgtgtgtgtgtgtgtatttgtgtgtgtgtgtatgtgtgtgtatctgtgtgtgtgtgtgtgtgtgtgtatttgtgtgtgtgtgtgtatatgtgtgtgtgtgtgtatttgtgtgtgtgtgtgtgtatctgtgtgtatctgtgtatgtgtgtgtatgtgtgtgtgtatgtgtgtatatgtgtgtgtgtgtgtgtgtgtgtgtatctgtgtgtatctgtgtatgtgtgtgtgtgtttttgtgtgtgtgtgtatctgtgtgtatctgtgtatgtgtgtgtgtatctgtgtgtgtgtgtgtgtatctgtgtgtatctgtgtatgtgtgtgtgtatctgtgtgtgtgtgtgtatctgtgtgtatctgtgtatgtgtgtgtgtgtgtatctgtgtgtgtgtgtgtatctgtgtgtgtgtgtgtgcgagtgtgtgtgtgtatctgtgtgtgtgtgtgtgtgtgtgtgtatctgtgtgtgtgtgtgtgtgtatctgtgtgtatctgtgtgtgtgtgtgtgtgtgtgtgtatttgtgtgtgtgtgtgtgtgtatctgtgtgtgtgtgtgtgtatctgtgtgtgtgtgtgtatctgtgtgtatctctgtgtgtgtgtgtgtgtgtgtgtgtgcgagtgtgtgtgtgtgtgtatctgtatgtgtgtgtgtgtgtgtgtgtatctgtatgtgtgtgtgtgtgtgtgtgtgtgtgtatctgtgtgtgtgtgtgtgtgtatatctgtatgtgtgtgtgtgtgtatctgtgtgtgtgtgtgtgtgtgtgcgagtgtgtgtgtgtatctgtgtgtgtgtgtgtatttgtgtgtgtgtgtatctgtgtgtgtgtgtgtgtgtgtgtgtatctgtgtgtgtgtgtgtgtgtgtgtatctgtgtgtgtgtgtatctgtgtgtatatgtgtgtgtgtgtgtgtgtgtgtgtgtatctgtgtgtgtgtgtgtgtgtgtgtgtgtatctgcgtgtgtgtgtgtgtgtttatctgcgtgtgtgtgtgtgtgtatctatctgtatgtgtgtgtgtgtgtgtatctctgtgtgtgtgtgtgtgtgtgtatgtgtgtgtatctgtgtgtgtgtgtgtgtgtgtgtgtgtgtgtgtgtgtgtgtatgtgtgtgtatctgtatgtgtgtgtgtgtatctgtatgtgtgtgtgtgtgtgtgtgtgtgtatatgtgtgtgtatctgtatgtgtgtgtgtgtatctgtgtgtgtgtgtatctgtgtgtgtgtgtatctgtgtgtgtgtgtgtgtgtgtgtgtatctgcgtgtgtgtgtgtgtgtgtgtgtgtgtgtatctgtatgtgtgtgtgtgtgtgtgtgtgtgtatctgcgtgtgtgtgtgtgtttgtgtgtgtatctgtatgtgtgtgtgtgtgtatctgtatgtgtgtgtgtgtgtgtatctgtatgtgtgtgtatgtgtgtgtgtgtgtgtgtgtgtgtatatctgtatgtgtgtgtgtgtgtgtttgtgtgtgtatctgtatgtgtgtgtatgtgtgtgtgtgtgtgtgtgtgtgtgtgtaggtgaaaCAGGACTGTTAGTATCGAGGATCACGGCCGTGGCTCCGTTTGAGGGTTACGCAGGAAACGCGTCTCAGACGGAGAGGAAGAAGCTGAGGAACGTGTTTGAGGATGGAGACATTTACCTGAACAGTGGAGACCTGCTGAGGATGGACCAGCATGGATTCATCTACTTCCAGGATCGAGTTGGAGACACGTTCAG GTGGAAGGGCGAGAACGTGGCCACCACTGAAGTTGCCGATATCATTTCAACGCTGGATTTTCTAGAAGACGTGAACGTGTACGGTGTTCAGGTTCCAG gaCATGAGGGGCGTGTTGGAATGGCTGCTGTGACCCTGAAGGAAAACCGAGAATTCGACTCCGCCCAGATCTACCATCACGTCACCAAACACCTACCAGCCTACGCCCGCCCACGCTTCATCCGTATActg GGAACCATGGAGACGACGGGAACCTTCAAACAGGTGAAAGTGTCTCTGATGAGGGACGGGTTCCACCCCGAGAGATCGGCTTCACCCGTCTACGTCCTGCAGGAGAACCGCGGCCAGTACGTTCCGCTAACACGCCAGTGCTATCGGGACATTCAGTCGGGGCAGATACGCTTTTAA